In Acidobacteriota bacterium, a genomic segment contains:
- the carB gene encoding carbamoyl-phosphate synthase large subunit produces the protein MPRRTDIQRVLVIGSGPIVIGQACEFDYSGTQACKALRSEGLEVVLVNSNPATIMTDPELADRTYVEPLTPDFVARIVERERPDALLPTVGGQTALNLAVALAENGVLDAFGVRLIGASIPAIKVAEDRLLFRDAMGEIGIEVPQSGVVGSLDQALAVVGDIGFPAIIRPSFTLGGVGGGIAYNIEEFREIVERGLGLSPVHEVLVEQSVIGWKEFELEVMRDVADNFVVICSIENIDPMGVHTGDSVTVAPALTLTDREYQRMRDAARRIIRRVGVETGGSNIQFAINPDDGRMVAIEMNPRVSRSSALASKATGFPIAKIAAKLALGYRLDEIPNDITRVTPASFEPTIDYVVVKFPRWAFEKFPQADQTLTTQMKSVGEAMSIGRTFKQAFLKGIRSLELGGRGAIFGQRLEQAEEDFAALHRDLVVPNDRRLWAVFRALEHGWSVDQVHELTRIDPWFLTQFAEIVSLARLASHVGLREMTPDLLTTLKRAGFSDRDVASLCGAAEDAVRARRADIGLEPAYKRIDTCAAEFESHTPYMYSSYDQECEAAPTGRDKVVILGSGPNRIGQGIEFDYCCVHAAFAMRDEGLETIMVNCNPETVSTDYDTVDRLYFEPLTFEDVVAIVQRERSAGGRVSCVVQFGGQTPLKLALALQEARIDILGTSPDSIDLAEDRERFSKLLWDLGIPQPPSGMAASRDEARQVAGSIGYPVVVRPSYVLGGRAMAIVYDPASLDRYMTTAVDASPEHPILIDRFLEDAFELDVDAVADQTGAVVLGGIMEHIEEAGIHSGDSSCVVPPYLVAERHLETIRDYTRRIARELKVVGLMNAQFAIKGDEVFVLEVNPRASRTVPYLSKATGVPLAKVAARVMLGRTLAEQGLVDDLQVAGVFVKTPVFPFVRFPGVDTLLGPEMKSTGEVMGGAAAFGTAFAKAQMAAGQKLPLSGAAFISVNNDDKANVTGIARGLAELGFKLLATRGTAAYLRAHGLDADVVYKINEGRPHVADRILNGEVDLLINTPLGRESFFDDRAMRRVAMLHGVPCITTLTGASATVAAIRALRDEGLDVRALQEYHAGMAIGGR, from the coding sequence ATGCCCAGACGCACTGACATCCAACGCGTGCTCGTGATCGGGTCGGGTCCGATCGTGATCGGCCAGGCCTGCGAGTTCGACTACTCGGGCACGCAGGCCTGCAAGGCGCTCCGGAGCGAGGGGCTCGAGGTCGTGCTCGTCAACTCGAACCCGGCGACGATCATGACCGACCCGGAGCTGGCCGACCGGACCTACGTCGAGCCGCTGACGCCGGATTTCGTCGCGAGAATCGTCGAGCGCGAGCGGCCCGACGCGCTGCTGCCGACCGTCGGCGGCCAGACGGCCCTCAACCTGGCGGTGGCGCTCGCCGAGAACGGCGTGCTCGACGCGTTCGGCGTGCGCCTGATCGGGGCCTCGATCCCGGCAATCAAGGTGGCCGAGGATCGGCTGCTGTTCCGCGATGCGATGGGCGAGATCGGCATCGAGGTGCCGCAGAGCGGCGTCGTCGGGTCGCTCGATCAGGCGCTCGCCGTGGTCGGCGACATCGGCTTTCCGGCCATCATCCGGCCGTCGTTCACGCTCGGCGGGGTGGGTGGGGGTATTGCCTACAACATCGAGGAGTTCCGGGAGATCGTCGAGCGCGGCCTGGGGCTGAGCCCGGTGCACGAGGTGCTGGTCGAGCAGTCGGTCATCGGCTGGAAGGAATTCGAGCTCGAGGTGATGCGCGACGTCGCCGACAACTTCGTCGTCATCTGCTCGATCGAGAACATCGACCCGATGGGCGTGCACACGGGCGACAGCGTGACCGTGGCGCCGGCGCTGACGCTGACCGACCGCGAGTACCAGCGCATGCGCGACGCGGCGCGCCGCATCATCCGGCGCGTCGGCGTCGAGACGGGCGGGTCGAACATCCAGTTCGCCATCAACCCCGACGATGGGCGGATGGTCGCCATCGAGATGAACCCGCGGGTGTCGAGGTCGTCGGCGCTGGCCTCGAAGGCCACCGGCTTCCCGATTGCGAAGATCGCGGCGAAGCTCGCGCTCGGCTACCGCCTCGACGAGATACCCAACGACATCACCCGGGTCACGCCGGCGTCGTTCGAGCCGACCATCGACTACGTCGTCGTGAAGTTCCCGCGGTGGGCGTTCGAGAAGTTCCCGCAGGCCGACCAGACCCTGACGACGCAGATGAAGTCGGTGGGCGAGGCGATGTCGATCGGACGGACGTTCAAGCAGGCGTTCCTCAAGGGCATCCGGTCGCTCGAGCTCGGCGGCCGCGGGGCCATCTTCGGGCAGCGGCTCGAGCAGGCCGAGGAGGATTTCGCGGCGCTGCACCGCGACCTCGTGGTACCGAACGACCGGCGACTCTGGGCCGTCTTCCGCGCGCTCGAGCACGGCTGGTCGGTCGACCAGGTCCACGAGCTGACCCGCATCGATCCGTGGTTCCTGACGCAGTTTGCCGAGATCGTCTCGCTGGCACGTCTTGCATCGCACGTCGGCCTGCGCGAGATGACGCCCGACCTGCTGACGACGCTGAAACGGGCCGGGTTCAGCGACCGCGACGTCGCCTCGCTCTGCGGCGCCGCCGAGGACGCGGTGCGGGCGCGGCGCGCCGACATCGGGCTCGAGCCCGCCTACAAGCGCATCGACACCTGCGCGGCGGAGTTCGAGTCGCACACGCCGTACATGTACAGCTCGTACGACCAGGAGTGCGAAGCCGCGCCCACGGGTCGCGACAAGGTCGTCATCCTCGGCAGCGGGCCCAACCGCATCGGACAGGGCATCGAGTTCGACTACTGCTGCGTGCACGCGGCCTTCGCCATGCGCGACGAGGGGCTCGAGACCATCATGGTCAACTGCAACCCCGAGACGGTGTCGACCGACTACGACACGGTCGACCGGCTCTACTTCGAGCCGCTCACCTTCGAGGACGTCGTCGCGATCGTCCAGCGCGAGCGCTCGGCCGGCGGGCGCGTGTCGTGCGTGGTGCAGTTCGGCGGCCAGACGCCGCTCAAGCTCGCGCTCGCGCTGCAGGAGGCCCGCATCGACATCCTCGGCACGTCGCCCGACTCGATCGACCTCGCGGAGGATCGCGAGCGCTTCTCGAAGCTGCTGTGGGACCTCGGCATCCCGCAGCCGCCGAGCGGGATGGCGGCCTCGCGCGACGAGGCGCGGCAGGTGGCCGGATCCATCGGCTACCCGGTGGTCGTGCGCCCCTCGTACGTGCTCGGCGGCAGGGCCATGGCAATCGTCTACGATCCCGCCTCGCTCGACCGGTACATGACGACGGCCGTCGACGCGTCGCCGGAGCACCCGATCCTGATCGACCGCTTCCTCGAGGACGCCTTCGAGCTCGACGTCGACGCCGTGGCCGACCAGACGGGCGCCGTCGTGCTCGGCGGCATCATGGAGCACATCGAGGAGGCGGGCATCCACTCCGGCGACAGCTCGTGCGTCGTCCCGCCCTATCTGGTCGCCGAGCGGCACCTGGAGACGATTCGCGACTACACGCGGCGCATCGCGCGCGAGCTGAAGGTGGTGGGCCTCATGAACGCCCAGTTCGCCATCAAGGGCGACGAGGTGTTCGTGCTCGAGGTGAACCCGAGGGCGTCGCGGACCGTGCCGTACCTGTCGAAGGCGACCGGCGTGCCGCTTGCGAAGGTCGCGGCGCGCGTGATGCTCGGCCGCACGCTCGCCGAGCAGGGGCTCGTCGACGACCTCCAGGTCGCCGGCGTCTTCGTGAAGACGCCGGTCTTCCCCTTCGTCCGGTTCCCCGGCGTCGACACGCTGCTCGGTCCCGAGATGAAGTCGACCGGCGAGGTGATGGGCGGCGCGGCGGCCTTCGGCACCGCCTTCGCGAAGGCGCAGATGGCGGCGGGCCAGAAGCTGCCGCTCTCGGGCGCCGCCTTCATCAGCGTCAACAACGACGACAAGGCGAACGTCACCGGCATCGCCCGCGGTCTCGCGGAGCTCGGGTTCAAACTGCTGGCGACGCGGGGCACGGCGGCCTACCTCCGGGCGCACGGGCTCGACGCGGACGTGGTCTACAAGATCAACGAAGGCCGTCCGCACGTGGCCGACCGGATCCTCAACGGCGAGGTCGACCTGCTCATCAACACGCCGCTCGGCCGCGAGTCGTTCTTCGACGACCGCGCCATGCGGCGTGTCGCGATGCTGCACGGCGTGCCGTGCATCACGACGCTGACCGGCGCGTCGGCGACGGTGGCGGCGATTCGCGCGCTGCGCGACGAAGGGCTCGACGTCAGGGCCCTGCAGGAGTACCACGCAGGAATGGCCATCGGAGGCCGCTGA
- the carA gene encoding glutamine-hydrolyzing carbamoyl-phosphate synthase small subunit produces MRAVLALENGDVYEGESAGAAGETSGEVVFNTSLTGYQEVLTDPSYKGQIVTMTAPQIGNYGVTDDDVESRGVQVAGFIVRESSPVASNWRADGSLREYLERHGVVAIAGIDTRALTRTLRSAGVMRGVLATGSAEVRGLVERARAIPVMEGQDLVREVTCHAPFDWEPLPVLPGQDAYVVQAERVAGRPLRIAAYDLGMKWNILRRFTEYGCQVRVFPATAPAADLLAMAPDGIFFSNGPGDPAALDYVVENARALVAEDVPVFGICLGHQVLAQAMGGRTFKLKFGHRGTNHPVKHLATGQVEITSQNHGFAVDPGTLPSEVEVTHVNLYDGTVEGIRHRGRPVFCVQYHPEAAPGPHDADYLFRLFLDAMEQRV; encoded by the coding sequence ATGAGAGCAGTGCTCGCCCTCGAGAACGGTGACGTGTACGAAGGTGAATCGGCCGGGGCCGCCGGCGAGACCTCGGGCGAGGTCGTCTTCAACACGAGCCTCACCGGCTACCAGGAAGTGCTCACGGACCCCTCCTACAAGGGGCAGATCGTGACGATGACGGCGCCGCAGATCGGCAACTACGGCGTCACCGACGACGACGTCGAGTCGCGTGGCGTGCAGGTGGCGGGCTTCATCGTCCGGGAGTCGTCGCCGGTGGCCAGCAACTGGCGAGCCGACGGCTCGCTGCGCGAGTACCTCGAGCGCCACGGCGTCGTCGCCATCGCCGGGATCGACACGCGGGCGCTGACGCGCACGCTGCGGTCGGCCGGCGTGATGCGTGGAGTGCTCGCCACCGGCAGCGCCGAGGTGCGGGGGCTCGTCGAGCGCGCGCGCGCCATTCCGGTGATGGAGGGGCAGGACCTCGTGCGGGAGGTGACGTGCCACGCGCCCTTCGACTGGGAGCCGCTGCCGGTTCTGCCGGGTCAGGACGCCTACGTGGTCCAGGCCGAACGTGTCGCTGGCCGTCCGCTGCGCATCGCGGCCTACGACCTCGGCATGAAATGGAACATCCTGCGGCGCTTCACCGAGTATGGCTGCCAGGTCCGCGTGTTCCCGGCGACGGCGCCGGCAGCCGACCTGCTGGCGATGGCGCCCGACGGGATCTTCTTCAGCAACGGACCCGGCGACCCGGCCGCGCTCGACTACGTGGTCGAGAACGCCCGGGCGCTCGTCGCCGAGGACGTGCCGGTGTTCGGGATCTGTCTCGGACATCAGGTGCTGGCGCAGGCGATGGGCGGACGGACCTTCAAGCTGAAGTTCGGCCATCGCGGCACGAACCACCCGGTGAAGCACCTCGCGACCGGTCAGGTCGAGATCACCTCGCAGAACCACGGGTTCGCGGTCGACCCCGGCACGCTGCCGTCGGAGGTGGAGGTGACGCACGTCAACCTCTACGACGGTACGGTCGAGGGCATCCGTCATCGCGGGCGTCCGGTCTTCTGCGTGCAGTACCACCCCGAAGCGGCGCCCGGGCCGCACGATGCCGACTACCTCTTCCGGCTGTTCCTCGACGCGATGGAACAGCGCGTGTGA
- a CDS encoding protein kinase: protein MPTPDEPGSLLPPTTIGPFRVLHQVGVGVLGPVYRAHDPDRDALVAVKLFKVDLVPEQAQRLADVLGRLTSRLPSHPGLVPVLATGVERSTAWLAEEFVPYDSLDARLRRRAVVTLPEVLPLVTQLASAIDAAAATGTCHGALHPRDVLVATTGEARVTGFGVAAALAEVGVRRPARRPYAAPERLAHAAFDERADVFALGALVFELLAGRRLSGPGTGAVAQLTALGLGVDVDACRRALAAALDDDVTRRLSSASTLAMALAEAAGESFEAVPLPRPAGGAPQAGRPGAKPLAPAAPVAASVDAEPVELPLQVDLEPSEQPWFPPDHPDDALEATDPETGAAPSGPAPSSAGSVDHPGPSDDAGGADTRHAPESIPTDPPPAAQPEPPRFAWEDPRPPRRAAAAVSRGVARVPLWTLVAGGLMIVALGLYWWGSRPTTPRATVAPAVSATPAAPESIVEDVPQLPAPPEASADRPPVRVASPPAAARPTAPPASGVARPTSVARPPVVPAPTTSAPTPPPGLRADSGPIEVVSRPAGARVFIDDRPAGVTPLRLPSLPTGSRTIRLELDGYGPWALAVVLEPGAPRRVAASLERIRQP, encoded by the coding sequence GTGCCCACACCCGACGAACCAGGCTCGCTGCTGCCGCCGACGACGATCGGTCCGTTCCGGGTCCTGCATCAGGTCGGTGTCGGCGTGCTCGGGCCCGTGTACCGGGCCCACGACCCGGATCGCGACGCCCTCGTCGCCGTCAAGCTGTTCAAGGTCGACCTCGTGCCGGAGCAGGCCCAGCGGCTCGCCGACGTGCTCGGTCGCCTCACCTCCCGCCTGCCGTCGCACCCGGGGCTCGTCCCGGTGCTCGCCACCGGGGTGGAGCGGTCGACCGCCTGGCTGGCCGAGGAGTTCGTGCCGTATGACTCGCTCGACGCCCGCCTGCGCCGTCGCGCCGTCGTCACCCTGCCCGAGGTGCTGCCGCTCGTGACCCAGCTCGCGTCGGCGATCGACGCGGCGGCGGCCACCGGTACCTGCCACGGGGCCCTGCATCCGCGGGACGTGCTCGTCGCGACCACGGGCGAGGCGCGCGTCACCGGGTTCGGCGTGGCCGCGGCGCTCGCCGAGGTCGGTGTCCGCCGGCCCGCCCGGCGTCCCTACGCCGCGCCGGAGCGACTGGCCCACGCGGCGTTCGACGAGCGCGCCGACGTCTTCGCCCTTGGCGCGCTCGTCTTCGAACTGCTGGCCGGCCGCCGCCTGTCGGGGCCGGGAACCGGCGCCGTCGCCCAGCTCACCGCCCTGGGGTTGGGCGTCGATGTCGACGCGTGCCGCCGGGCGCTGGCCGCGGCGCTCGACGACGACGTGACGCGTCGGCTGTCGTCGGCCAGCACGCTGGCGATGGCGCTGGCGGAGGCGGCGGGCGAGTCGTTCGAGGCCGTGCCGCTTCCACGACCGGCTGGCGGGGCTCCGCAGGCCGGCCGCCCAGGCGCCAAGCCCCTGGCCCCCGCGGCACCCGTCGCCGCGTCGGTCGACGCCGAACCGGTGGAACTCCCGCTGCAGGTCGATCTCGAACCGAGTGAACAGCCCTGGTTCCCGCCCGACCACCCCGACGACGCCCTCGAGGCCACGGATCCGGAAACCGGCGCGGCCCCGAGCGGCCCGGCGCCCTCGTCGGCCGGGTCTGTCGACCACCCGGGGCCGTCCGACGACGCCGGCGGCGCCGACACGCGCCATGCGCCCGAGTCGATTCCGACGGACCCGCCTCCCGCGGCTCAGCCCGAGCCCCCGCGTTTCGCGTGGGAAGACCCGCGGCCGCCCCGGCGGGCTGCGGCGGCCGTCTCGCGCGGCGTGGCACGCGTTCCCCTGTGGACGCTCGTCGCGGGCGGGTTGATGATTGTCGCGCTCGGCCTCTACTGGTGGGGCAGCCGGCCGACGACGCCACGGGCGACCGTCGCACCCGCCGTCTCGGCGACGCCGGCCGCGCCGGAGTCGATCGTCGAGGACGTGCCGCAGTTGCCGGCCCCGCCCGAGGCGTCGGCCGACCGGCCTCCTGTGCGTGTGGCGTCTCCCCCTGCCGCCGCGCGGCCAACGGCGCCGCCAGCCAGCGGGGTCGCTCGGCCAACGTCTGTGGCGCGGCCCCCGGTGGTTCCGGCACCCACGACATCGGCCCCGACGCCGCCACCCGGGCTCCGGGCGGACTCGGGCCCCATCGAGGTCGTCTCGCGTCCGGCGGGGGCGCGTGTGTTCATCGACGATCGCCCGGCGGGCGTCACCCCGCTCCGCCTGCCGTCGCTGCCGACGGGCTCGCGTACGATTCGCCTCGAGCTCGACGGGTACGGCCCTTGGGCGCTGGCGGTCGTGCTCGAGCCTGGCGCGCCGCGGCGCGTGGCGGCTTCCCTCGAACGGATCAGGCAACCATGA
- the bshC gene encoding bacillithiol biosynthesis cysteine-adding enzyme BshC, translated as MPWVRRFAADYAHRFEAVSSFFAGDPASPAAWAAAIARTVGHSRPREAVATMLSRQLEARHAPAAARASLEKLRDPRAVAVVTGQQAGLFGGPLFTLLKALTALRLAGRVEREHGVPALAIFWIDSEDHDWAEVASATVLDADLDPRTVSLPAPTGAGEVPVASVRLGDSMAAALEALRAALAPTEFSDELMAALSAAYRPGAGMSEAFASWLETVLGSRGLVVFDCADGAAKPLVADVFALEVEHAGRTSALAAAAGQAMEQLGYHAQVTPHPGGVALFSLDGGRHSVRREGEGFSVGTDVASRPALVDEVRRRPERFSPNVLLRPVVQDTLFPTVAYVAGPSELVYLGQLKDVYAHFGVPMPLVYPRITATLIDSAASRFLARYDVGLAALQPQNESELNRLLEAQLPPTVDAALEEAKRAVEERMAAVVAAVPAIDPTLEGAAKSTLGRMEHDLRTLHSKIIQAAKRRNDTLRRQFTRTRAQAFPHGHLQEREVGFVYFLNRYGPSLVDVLEAELPLDLGQHWILTV; from the coding sequence TTGCCCTGGGTCCGCCGGTTCGCCGCGGACTACGCGCATCGGTTCGAGGCCGTGTCGTCGTTCTTCGCGGGCGATCCGGCCTCGCCGGCGGCCTGGGCCGCCGCCATCGCCCGCACGGTCGGCCACTCGCGCCCTCGCGAGGCCGTCGCCACGATGCTGTCACGACAGCTCGAGGCCAGGCACGCGCCGGCCGCAGCGCGGGCGAGTCTCGAGAAGCTGCGCGATCCCAGAGCGGTCGCCGTGGTGACCGGCCAGCAGGCCGGCCTCTTCGGCGGTCCACTGTTCACCCTGCTCAAGGCCCTCACCGCCCTGCGGCTGGCCGGCCGGGTCGAACGCGAGCACGGCGTGCCGGCGCTGGCCATCTTCTGGATCGACAGCGAGGACCACGACTGGGCTGAGGTGGCGTCGGCGACGGTCCTCGACGCCGACCTCGATCCGAGGACGGTGAGCCTGCCGGCCCCCACGGGCGCCGGCGAGGTGCCGGTCGCCAGCGTGCGGCTCGGCGACTCGATGGCGGCGGCCCTCGAGGCCCTGCGGGCGGCGCTCGCCCCGACGGAGTTCAGCGACGAGCTCATGGCGGCCCTGTCGGCCGCCTACCGGCCTGGCGCCGGGATGTCGGAGGCGTTCGCCTCGTGGCTCGAGACGGTGCTCGGCAGTCGTGGTCTCGTTGTCTTCGACTGTGCCGACGGGGCGGCAAAGCCGCTCGTGGCCGACGTGTTCGCCCTCGAGGTCGAGCACGCGGGCCGGACCTCGGCGCTGGCGGCGGCCGCTGGCCAGGCCATGGAGCAGCTGGGGTACCACGCGCAGGTGACGCCGCACCCTGGCGGCGTGGCGCTCTTCTCACTCGACGGCGGCCGCCATTCCGTGCGACGCGAGGGCGAAGGGTTCTCGGTCGGCACCGACGTTGCGAGCCGGCCCGCCCTCGTCGACGAGGTCCGCCGGCGTCCCGAACGCTTCAGCCCGAACGTCCTGCTGCGTCCCGTCGTGCAGGACACCCTGTTCCCCACCGTCGCCTATGTGGCGGGACCGAGCGAGCTCGTGTACCTCGGGCAGTTGAAGGACGTCTACGCGCACTTCGGCGTGCCGATGCCGCTCGTGTACCCGCGGATCACGGCGACGCTCATCGACTCGGCCGCCAGCCGGTTCCTGGCGAGGTACGACGTGGGCCTCGCCGCCCTGCAGCCCCAGAACGAGAGCGAGCTGAACCGGCTGCTCGAAGCGCAGCTGCCACCGACGGTCGATGCGGCCCTCGAGGAAGCGAAACGGGCGGTCGAGGAGCGGATGGCCGCGGTCGTCGCGGCGGTGCCGGCCATCGACCCCACCCTCGAAGGCGCGGCGAAGTCGACGCTCGGCCGCATGGAGCACGACCTGCGCACGCTGCACTCGAAGATCATCCAGGCGGCCAAGCGGCGGAACGACACGCTGCGGCGCCAGTTCACGCGGACGCGCGCCCAGGCGTTCCCACATGGCCATCTGCAGGAGCGGGAAGTCGGTTTCGTCTACTTCCTCAACCGTTATGGGCCGTCGCTCGTCGACGTCCTCGAGGCGGAGCTGCCGCTCGACCTCGGACAACACTGGATCCTGACCGTATGA
- a CDS encoding PBP1A family penicillin-binding protein, with protein sequence MTRTARRPAPRARKPPRRRRWLGALAVLLLLALLAGAGVLAYFYVTFSHLIDARLNDGLERVEPRVFARPFVLRKGQAISQPELIDRLNDLGYAHRPRAEAPGQFAVGEHAVALVARGGERHGQAIRVVFRGPVRRASTALPPASQIEALEVVGRGAVDSVSVEPPLLTALASATREKRRRVPLAHIPKVAQQAVLAIEDRRFYDHPGVDVIRTIGAIVTNVRGDRPYLVGGSTLTQQLVKNFFLTREKTYKRKLQEQLLAVILERRLTKDEILELYLNEVYLGQRGSFAVHGVAEASRMFFGKDVSNLTLAEAATIAGVIQSPPAYSPFRANERARQRRNVVLGAMAETGYISAEAASRAAALPLEPVARALDAEAPYFVDHIGQTFAEHYPGLATGGGDVDVYTTIDIHLQRLAQDAVREGLATVDQTLARRSTRGRAEAALLAIDPRTGDVLAWVGGRFYNRSQFNRVMHARRQPGSVFKPFVYLAAFERALAMGVADLTPATVVIDEPTTFYSGEEEWNPRNYGDEYDGPVTLRRALALSRNIAAIKVAEAVGYDTVAALWKQVGTSMQPKPYPSIALGVFEVTPFEVAEAYTVFANGGELRPLRTILGLRADGGDVAAPAVPPTRRLASLEATFLVQDMMRSVMDEGTGLGARAAGFRLDAAGKSGTTNDLRDAWFVGFTPELLTVVWVGFDDNQALGLSGSQAALPIWTTFMTRALSGHPNLPFESPETGLTYVEIDRDTGELAGPACPRVLREVFISGTEPLAHCALHRF encoded by the coding sequence GTGACCCGAACCGCCCGACGCCCGGCGCCCCGCGCCCGCAAGCCACCCCGGCGGCGACGCTGGCTCGGTGCGCTCGCCGTGCTGCTGCTCCTGGCCCTGCTCGCGGGCGCCGGGGTGCTGGCCTATTTCTACGTCACGTTCTCCCACCTGATCGATGCGCGCCTGAACGATGGGCTCGAGCGGGTGGAGCCGCGCGTGTTCGCCCGCCCCTTCGTGCTGCGCAAGGGCCAGGCCATCAGCCAGCCCGAACTCATCGACCGACTGAACGACCTCGGCTACGCGCACCGGCCGCGCGCCGAGGCCCCAGGCCAGTTCGCCGTCGGCGAGCACGCCGTCGCCCTGGTGGCCCGCGGGGGTGAGCGGCACGGACAGGCCATTCGCGTGGTGTTCCGCGGCCCCGTCCGCCGGGCCTCGACGGCCTTGCCGCCCGCCTCGCAGATCGAAGCGCTCGAGGTCGTGGGCCGGGGTGCGGTCGACAGCGTGAGCGTCGAGCCTCCGCTGCTGACCGCGCTCGCGTCCGCCACGCGCGAGAAGCGCCGGCGAGTCCCGCTCGCGCACATCCCGAAGGTCGCCCAGCAGGCCGTCCTGGCCATCGAGGACCGGCGCTTCTACGACCACCCGGGCGTCGACGTGATCCGCACGATCGGCGCCATCGTCACCAACGTGCGCGGCGACCGGCCATACCTGGTCGGTGGCAGCACGCTGACGCAGCAGCTGGTGAAGAACTTCTTCCTGACCCGCGAGAAGACGTACAAGCGGAAGCTCCAGGAGCAGCTGCTCGCCGTCATCCTCGAGCGTCGCCTGACGAAGGACGAGATTCTCGAGCTGTACCTGAACGAGGTCTATCTCGGACAGCGCGGGTCGTTCGCCGTGCACGGCGTGGCCGAAGCCTCGCGGATGTTCTTCGGCAAGGACGTCAGCAACCTGACGCTCGCCGAGGCGGCGACCATTGCCGGCGTGATCCAGTCGCCGCCGGCCTACTCGCCGTTCCGGGCCAACGAGCGGGCGCGGCAGCGGCGGAACGTGGTGCTCGGCGCGATGGCCGAAACGGGCTACATCTCGGCCGAGGCCGCGAGCCGCGCGGCCGCGTTGCCGCTCGAGCCGGTCGCGCGGGCGCTCGATGCGGAGGCCCCGTACTTCGTCGACCACATCGGCCAGACGTTCGCCGAGCACTACCCCGGCCTCGCCACCGGGGGCGGCGATGTCGACGTCTACACCACCATCGACATCCACCTGCAGCGGCTCGCGCAGGACGCCGTGAGGGAAGGCCTCGCCACCGTCGACCAGACGCTCGCGCGACGATCGACGCGCGGCCGGGCGGAGGCCGCGCTGCTCGCGATCGACCCGCGGACCGGCGACGTGCTGGCGTGGGTGGGCGGGCGGTTCTACAACCGGTCGCAGTTCAACCGGGTGATGCACGCGCGCCGGCAACCCGGGTCCGTGTTCAAGCCGTTCGTCTACCTCGCGGCCTTCGAACGAGCGCTGGCGATGGGCGTGGCCGACCTCACGCCGGCCACGGTGGTCATCGACGAGCCGACGACGTTCTATTCGGGCGAGGAGGAATGGAACCCGCGCAACTACGGCGACGAGTACGACGGCCCCGTGACGCTGCGCCGCGCGCTGGCGCTCTCGCGCAACATCGCCGCCATCAAGGTGGCCGAGGCCGTCGGCTACGACACGGTCGCGGCGCTGTGGAAGCAGGTCGGCACGAGCATGCAGCCCAAGCCGTATCCCTCGATCGCGCTCGGCGTGTTCGAGGTGACGCCCTTCGAGGTGGCCGAGGCGTACACCGTGTTCGCCAACGGAGGCGAGCTGCGGCCCCTCCGCACGATCCTGGGGCTGCGGGCCGACGGCGGCGACGTCGCTGCGCCGGCCGTGCCGCCCACCCGCCGGCTGGCCAGCCTCGAGGCCACGTTCCTCGTCCAGGACATGATGCGCAGCGTGATGGACGAGGGCACGGGTCTCGGCGCGCGCGCGGCGGGGTTCCGGCTCGACGCCGCCGGCAAGTCCGGCACGACCAACGACCTGCGCGACGCCTGGTTCGTCGGCTTCACGCCCGAGCTGCTGACGGTGGTGTGGGTGGGCTTCGACGACAACCAGGCGCTCGGCCTGTCGGGCTCGCAGGCCGCGCTGCCCATCTGGACGACGTTCATGACGCGGGCCCTGTCGGGACACCCGAACCTGCCGTTTGAATCGCCCGAGACCGGCCTCACCTACGTCGAGATCGATCGCGATACGGGCGAGCTCGCCGGGCCCGCGTGCCCGCGCGTCCTGCGCGAGGTCTTCATCTCGGGCACCGAGCCGCTCGCCCACTGCGCACTGCACCGCTTCTGA